In the genome of Bubalus kerabau isolate K-KA32 ecotype Philippines breed swamp buffalo chromosome 8, PCC_UOA_SB_1v2, whole genome shotgun sequence, one region contains:
- the LOC129659454 gene encoding uncharacterized protein LOC129659454 isoform X1: protein MFAPLWCYNAHPILWCLYDSYGLAVLQLQDLMRSRRFVGLLILGISALIAAISSVTAAAISLTQQVHTAQYVDTMSKNVSLTLGTQEAKDRKLEMRVDALEEAIMHSGTELQALKVKMALTCHTDYRWICVTSLKVNETDYEWEKIKNHISGVWNSSDIGLDLGKLHSQIQTLEHSRLDFTAAGAANDFFHTFSNLISGKNILSNLLIIILPCIVRILRQNIQKLATELHLAVLRNKKGGDAGSRHIAY from the coding sequence atgtttgctcctttgtggtgttaCAATGCCCATCCTATCTTATGGTGCCTATATGATAGCTATGGTCTTGCTGTGttacaactacaggatttaatgcgatcgcgacggtttgtgggcttacttattttaggaatatcagctttaatagcagcaattagttctgttactgcagcagcaatatcattgactcaacaagtgcatactgcccaatatgttgataccatgtctaaaaatgtttctttaactctagGAACTCAGGAAGCCaaagataggaaattagagatgagagtagatgccttagaagaggcaataatgcatagtggcactgagttacaggctttaaaggtgaagatggctttgacatgccacactgattacaggtggatatgcgtgacatctttgaaggtaaacgagacagattatgaatgggaaaagattaaaaatcatatctcaggtgtttggaatagttctgatattggcctggacttagggaaacttcatagtcaaatacagaccttggaacactctcgactggattttaccgccgctggagcagctaatgacttttttcacaccttctctaacttaatttctggaaaaaacattctgtctaatcttctcataatcattcttccttgtattgtcaggattcttcggcagaacattcagaagctcgcgactgagctgcatctggctgttttaagaaataaaaaagggggagatgccgggagccggcatattgcatattga